A single genomic interval of Bos taurus isolate L1 Dominette 01449 registration number 42190680 breed Hereford chromosome 6, ARS-UCD2.0, whole genome shotgun sequence harbors:
- the LOC530285 gene encoding F-box only protein 27: MLLEMLSYLPTSMLLGQCRHVCWYWRYLVDTRAVWLSILPYSHVKLWPVFQTCLPLDNDDNSRPCLLGRFCERRPLGRNLYPNPHGIDAFLPWRTINCTSWREEESWEEDHRLVPEDSFQPFYRWCYKKQALDLEKEGLWPELLDSGKIEICVSAWWANQEASVCLYELIVQLLNAKQAKLHHFSPRPIHQGTTSIPFKTNHVFSNLKKGVCFVSLEHWIWDMGFLPEDYGIIVPKASVIVRVCQP, from the coding sequence ATGCTCCTGGAAATGCTGAGCTACCTGCCCACAAGCATGCTGCTCGGGCAATGCCGCCATGTGTGCTGGTACTGGCGCTACCTGGTGGACACCCGGGCCGTGTGGCTGAGCATCTTACCCTACAGTCACGTTAAGCTGTGGCCCGTCTTCCAAACCTGCCTGCCCCTAGACAACGACGACAACTCCAGGCCCTGCCTCCTGGGCCGCTTCTGCGAGCGCAGACCCTTAGGACGCAATCTCTACCCGAACCCCCATGGCATAGACGCCTTCCTGCCTTGGAGGACAATCAACTGTACAAgctggagagaggaggaaagctGGGAGGAAGACCACAGGCTAGTTCCTGAGGACTCTTTCCAGCCTTTCTACAGGTGGTGCTACAAGAAGCAAGCATTAGACCTGGAAAAGGAGGGTCTGTGGCCGGAACTCCTGGATAGTGGAAAGATTGAGATTTGTGTCTCTGCCTGGTGGGCAAACCAAGAAGCCTCGGTCTGTCTGTATGAGCTAATTGTCCAACTTCTAAATGCCAAGCAGGCCAAGCTACATCATTTCTCTCCTAGGCCAATCCATCAAGGTACAACCAGTATCCCTTTTAAGACCAACCACGTGTTCTCCAACCTCAAGAAGGGAGTCTGCTTTGTGTCTCTGGAACACTGGATTTGGGACATGGGGTTCCTGCCTGAGGACTATGGAATCATCGTGCCCAAGGCCAGTGTGATTGTACGGGTCTGTCAACCCTAG